The Glycine soja cultivar W05 chromosome 9, ASM419377v2, whole genome shotgun sequence sequence CAtacaagttaattttaacttataagagaagtttaattcatttaaccttcttattttcttctcctataaacACTTATTAAGGAGTTTATCGAAACAGggtcagaataaaaaaaaatcacaaaaccgTATGAGAagtggaagaaagaaaagaattcAACCTTGAGATGAGCATTGTGGCGCTTTCCCTCCTTCCAGCGTCTGATGTTCCCATCATTCATTGCTCTGAATCTGGACTTGAAAGACCTGTTCCAGCCATAGTAAAACCACTTGTTCAACagtacaaacacacacacacacacacaaaaatacaTACGCACTGAAAGGTTAAACGAGTAACGAATGAAGATGAAACTTACGAATAAGATTTCATTTTGGTTTTCTTAACCTTGGAAACGGTTGGAGGCACTGGCTTTCGCTTTCGCTCCTTGGACGAAGCATGACGCACTTGAACCAACTATATACAGCAAATTAAGCTGATATCACAATCACGATCCGAGTACAAGCTCAAAATATTAAcatcaaattatataaaaaaaaaaggacgaAATGTAAAGAATTTCACTCTAAATTGAAAACGCGTGCTGCTTTAATATTTTTCAGAGTTCAGATGCTGTATAAGAAGGACTTACAGAAGGGGAAGGCTGAGATGCGTGGGGAGGACACCACGAGAAAATGAAGGAAGGACTAGAAATGCGGAAATTGGAAGCGGAGTGAAGCGATTGCGGCGGCGGCAAGTGGTGAAGGAGACGGCGAGAAGACGGAGGTGATAGAACTTGGCGTGATTGAACGGCCAAACAACGAAGTTTGGTCAAGCTACGAAGCATGGTGATTTCACTGATTTTGCACTCTGCACAAAGCAAATCGAACCAAAGCCTGCGTTTCCTGAAgtgcttttctctctcttttttttttccttcaatttgggtTTTTCGTTTTTGCAATTCTGTTTTTCGGTTTCATTTTGAGATGACGTGGGCTAATTTGGGCTTTATTAGCGGAGCCCAATACCGTGGACCATGAAGAAGCCCGCCCATGGTGTCAAACCAAGAAAGCAGATTCTCATTTGTTCTTTTGTGACCGGAAAGAAAGTGATGGTTTTCGGAATTCAATTGCAGATTTTatcaatcacattttttttttcactaaaatttattGAGACATGTGAAtgttactaattatttaatgagatacagttaaatgttatattttaaaataaatgtttagtcgataataaataatgtatttaaattaatgtgttagagctgataaaaaatatttttttaaaagggaaaaattaaaatattgtgtTAGATAATGTACTATACGCACTAAATTTCTTTTCAGTCATCTACCAAAAACAAATTATGTTAGTAATAATCCTCACATGATTAAGGTACATCTAGGTAAAATCTTTTTATTGTGCATTATAGGAATCGGAACCATAATactaacaattattttataatgattttgatatgtttaaaaaattcctaaaaaaataagGCCAAAACTTTCTCACCTTAGGAGCACCCCatgagaatatttttattaaaaaacacaattaaGAAAAAGTAATGAAGATGTTAATTtctgaaaaaaattcaatattacTATTTCATCTGTAagtattaataatgaaaattattatatttagtgTCCacgtttcattaaaaaaatttatctttaaattagtttttaaattttaattttcttctaaccTACGTTAATTTTCTACTGctttttatatcattaatttttttactctgttatttttattaactatttttactTTCGTTTCCCTAGTactaaataaaagaatttaacctttttatactaaaattcCTCAATGAAATACCCcggaagtttaatttttattccttaCAATTTCATTCTCTTCAAGTTTTGATCCCTCATCCAAACAAGTGTATCCACACGTCTTTGGAAGAAATTATTAGACACCTTAttcatgattttaattaataattatataacactttggtaatttaatattttaaattgatcaAGATCCTTTAAATTAAggaataattcaattaatttttgttaggaatCAAGGCTTTCTAGCCCTCAAAATTTTCATGGAACTGTTGTGTATGTCTGGCCTAACCGTGGTTGCTTTTCCACCCTCGTGCACCACTCCTGGTGCTCCTCCTTCAGCTTCAACTGCCACCTCTTTCATCACTTTGTTTGGAagacagaagaaaaaaatgaagaggcACATGCATAGGTGTCAGAGAGAGTAATGGCTGAgataaaaggaagaagaaaaaaagaggagtTGGAAGTTTAACGCAAAGGGTGACACTAGGGACTAACTAAGAGCTTGCTTGTGAACCCATACGCAAATGGTTGGCACACGTTCTGATGTCCCGTTTTGTGAGAAATAACCTTTTCATACTTTCAAATGAACCTAAATTCAAGTAGTCATGAACAAACACGCTATAAAGGattgggtttggtttggtttgaatGGTGTGCAACTGGGCACAGCTGGGGCTAATGAAACTTTCTAGGGCGTGAAACGGCCATGTTTTAGTGAAACTGTGTAGTAGtatatatttactattaaatttGGCTACCCTTACCTTACTTTATTTGTCCCTAGggaattgataatataaaaaaatatcgcCACACTGAGACGTTGCGAAAGAAGGAAACGTCGCTACAGTACTCAGTTTTTGGGTGTGGAAAAGCTTGCCATTTGTAAATTTTCATTTAGAAGGACACTTGCTCCAAAGTTGATCCAGTTGGTAATATCTACAACTAATTAAGATCTTATAAGAATATGtccaaaaaaatcttataagaaCATGAGTTTGAATATGTTGTTTAAATGAATACTTGGGTAATGAATAATTCTATTCTAGTACTATTATATAAGTATCCTTGTAAGAATCGTTTAAATCTTGCAACCTACTTGTAAGCAGGTGCATGATTGGCTTCATTCCAGCATCAACAATGGTACTGAACTAGGTGAAATCTTAGCTGCTTGTAACAATAAGCTCAGACTCATTACAAACTCATCTGGGAATTTAATTCACAGATAAGTGAACCAAACGTTCATGTGATCTCTCAAGAACGTTTCGATTCTATGTTGGTTCACAAAATTTTGATTAT is a genomic window containing:
- the LOC114366965 gene encoding uncharacterized protein LOC114366965 — encoded protein: MLRSLTKLRCLAVQSRQVLSPPSSRRLLHHLPPPQSLHSASNFRISSPSFIFSWCPPHASQPSPSLVQVRHASSKERKRKPVPPTVSKVKKTKMKSYSSFKSRFRAMNDGNIRRWKEGKRHNAHLKSKKSKRRLRKPGIVPAAYAKVMKKLNFFA